One Opitutus sp. ER46 genomic region harbors:
- a CDS encoding TonB-dependent receptor — MNKSLLQAASSALRLTALFGLTVGIASAQSSSTQNQTKKDEPQKLEAYEVTGSRIKRIDSEGPNPVAAFTQEDLTISGYGTVGEALRSMPMVSGSSLMPNGSNNSFTPGASTVNMRGLGNNNVLVLLNGRRAAPLSSPGFNGLQTVFDLDSIPAGAVEAIEVLKDGGSAIYGSDAVSGVINVKLKKNYSGLTTNVEIGNTVKTDSLEKSFSVVAGASDAKNSIVAVVDWKERNSIKDHDYNFSSQANTTALGGDDFRSYAGFPALAYVPSLGDYYTLAAPKANPTRNDFVVADVSHGTYNFQNVTDLAPATRKYGFYTRGRHDFNPNIYAFTEVSFRRTRTTIDAAPAPVFSYSENGTGPNTGALTIPSWNPNNPFGENLEDEWYARLVSAGNRINDVTSDSPRVLVGLGGEIPGSNNWTWESGYVYSSNETSNLNRGTVFDDLYQKALNGVTIGGTTLYANPFGPEDPRVTAYYTHENPNSSEFELRTWDISASGDLFQLPAGAVGLAVGGEVRTEDFKNIRSKDEIAGNVIGGSEGASVWGTRRVNAAYAEISVPIVKGLQAQVAGRTEHYSDFGSATKPKVAVSYRPTPWLLLRTSFGQSFLAPNLSYLYTSQVTQFSSSSLKDPKRPNDAPRQIQTKSGGNPALQPEETDTIYAGVQFEPTLPALKGLSVSIDAFQFKQTQLISQLGESFILKNEDTLPGKVIRNAPAAGETYGTINYIIDTYDNIDEQTYRGVDVEVAYDFKTSRLGRFRFVASGTYLSEFKLNSTDYAGTYNQPRWRSVFSTTWSKGNWSAAVYANYIGTFENYNEVGDMSSQIIINPQVSYTGFGRTKITLGARNVFDRNPPFDSSASTGWDSDIHESEKQFVYLRVSKDW, encoded by the coding sequence ATGAACAAGTCGCTGCTGCAGGCCGCGTCGTCGGCATTGCGTTTGACTGCGTTATTCGGACTGACGGTCGGAATTGCGTCCGCCCAGTCGAGCTCCACTCAGAACCAGACCAAGAAGGACGAGCCTCAGAAGCTCGAGGCCTATGAGGTCACCGGTTCCCGTATCAAGCGGATCGATTCGGAAGGCCCGAATCCGGTTGCCGCGTTCACCCAGGAAGACCTGACGATTTCCGGCTACGGCACGGTGGGCGAGGCCCTCCGCAGCATGCCGATGGTCAGTGGCTCTTCGCTGATGCCGAATGGCTCGAACAACAGCTTCACCCCCGGTGCTTCGACCGTGAACATGCGCGGTCTGGGCAACAACAACGTGCTGGTGCTCCTCAACGGCCGCCGCGCGGCTCCGCTGAGCAGCCCGGGCTTCAACGGCCTGCAGACGGTGTTCGACCTCGACAGCATTCCGGCCGGCGCCGTGGAGGCGATCGAAGTCCTCAAGGACGGTGGTTCCGCCATCTACGGTTCGGACGCGGTTTCCGGCGTCATCAACGTCAAGTTGAAGAAGAACTACAGCGGCCTGACCACGAACGTCGAAATCGGCAACACGGTGAAGACGGATTCGCTCGAGAAGTCCTTCTCGGTGGTCGCCGGCGCTTCCGATGCGAAGAACTCGATCGTGGCGGTGGTGGACTGGAAGGAGCGCAATTCCATCAAGGATCACGACTACAACTTCTCCAGCCAGGCGAACACGACCGCGCTGGGCGGCGATGACTTCCGCAGCTATGCGGGTTTCCCCGCCTTGGCGTATGTCCCGAGCCTCGGCGACTACTACACTCTCGCTGCCCCGAAGGCTAACCCGACGCGCAATGACTTCGTGGTCGCCGATGTCAGCCACGGTACCTACAACTTCCAGAACGTGACGGATCTCGCTCCGGCGACGCGGAAGTACGGCTTCTACACCCGCGGCCGGCACGACTTTAACCCGAACATCTACGCCTTCACGGAGGTTTCGTTCCGCCGCACGCGGACGACGATCGACGCCGCTCCGGCCCCGGTTTTCAGCTACAGCGAGAATGGCACGGGCCCGAACACCGGCGCCCTGACCATTCCGAGCTGGAATCCGAACAATCCATTCGGCGAAAACCTCGAGGACGAGTGGTATGCCCGTCTGGTCAGCGCGGGTAACCGCATCAACGACGTCACCTCCGACTCGCCCCGCGTGCTCGTGGGCCTTGGCGGCGAGATCCCTGGCAGCAACAACTGGACCTGGGAGTCGGGCTACGTCTACAGCTCGAACGAGACCTCGAATCTGAATCGCGGCACCGTGTTCGATGACCTGTACCAGAAGGCGCTGAACGGCGTCACGATCGGCGGCACCACCCTCTATGCCAACCCGTTTGGCCCCGAGGACCCGCGCGTGACCGCCTATTACACGCACGAGAATCCCAATAGTTCGGAGTTCGAGCTTCGCACCTGGGACATCAGCGCGAGCGGTGATCTCTTCCAGCTCCCGGCGGGCGCGGTCGGCCTCGCGGTCGGCGGCGAAGTTCGCACCGAGGACTTCAAGAACATCCGTTCCAAGGACGAGATCGCCGGCAACGTGATCGGTGGCTCCGAGGGCGCCTCCGTTTGGGGCACCCGTCGCGTGAACGCGGCCTATGCCGAAATCAGCGTCCCGATCGTCAAGGGCCTCCAGGCTCAGGTCGCCGGCCGCACCGAGCACTACAGTGACTTTGGCAGCGCCACCAAGCCCAAGGTCGCCGTGTCCTATCGTCCGACGCCCTGGCTGCTCCTCCGTACGTCCTTCGGCCAGTCCTTCCTCGCGCCGAATCTGTCGTACCTCTACACGAGCCAGGTCACGCAGTTCTCCAGCTCGAGCCTGAAGGATCCGAAGCGGCCGAATGACGCCCCGCGCCAGATCCAGACCAAGTCCGGCGGCAACCCGGCCCTGCAGCCGGAAGAGACGGACACGATCTACGCCGGCGTGCAGTTTGAGCCGACGCTGCCCGCGCTGAAGGGCCTCTCGGTCTCGATCGACGCCTTCCAGTTCAAGCAGACCCAGCTGATCTCCCAGCTTGGCGAGTCGTTCATCCTCAAGAACGAGGACACCCTCCCGGGCAAGGTCATCCGCAACGCTCCCGCCGCCGGCGAGACGTACGGCACGATCAACTACATCATCGATACGTACGACAATATCGACGAGCAGACCTACCGCGGTGTCGACGTCGAGGTGGCCTATGACTTCAAGACGAGCCGTCTCGGCCGCTTCCGCTTCGTGGCGTCCGGCACATACCTGTCTGAGTTCAAGCTGAACTCGACGGACTACGCCGGCACCTACAACCAGCCCCGCTGGCGCAGCGTGTTCTCGACGACCTGGAGCAAGGGCAACTGGTCGGCCGCCGTGTACGCAAACTACATCGGCACCTTCGAGAACTACAACGAGGTCGGCGACATGTCCTCGCAGATCATCATCAACCCGCAGGTGAGCTACACCGGCTTCGGCCGCACCAAGATCACCCTGGGCGCTCGCAACGTGTTTGATCGCAACCCGCCGTTCGACTCCTCTGCGTCCACGGGCTGGGATTCGGATATCCACGAGTCCGAGAAGCAGTTCGTCTACCTGCGCGTTTCGAAGGACTGGTAA
- a CDS encoding TonB-dependent receptor plug domain-containing protein — MNKSLLQAASSALRMATLLGLTGSIVVAQPAPNTTDNTKKTDEPQKLERFEVTGSRVKRMDYETPAPVASFTAEDIEIKGYTSIGEFVQSLPFNSGTANSIYQTASFTRGAATANLRGLGSQRFLTLVNGRRAVPYALVNSANRSVFDFNNLPFAAVESIELLKDGASAIYGADAISGVLNIKLKKNFSGLAVDAYYGNTLKDSGGDTGTIILSAVAGAGTAKTKIMTALEVKTENSNFIHDYGITDTDYSYLGANKGQNNNSTANWPANFTLTRAQATALGYTIPSQTASSWTFVVTGGKPTGSPTLASFSPAPASASGGAAVPNENRYNFAPTYAIYPSSDRISSFTSAEHEFNDNLKAFAEVMYSKNSTYYAFTPGVITYSTEGLSLPANNPYNPFGVALTTLSGRSNFGPVRKFDTEGIASNVLAGLRGTFMNNWDWETGVSYGYSQVTTVNRNAMRATTYQAALNGTLSGYVGKFLNPFGPSDEGLTKALFTSSTGTSKADGLTWDASVSGKLLTLPAGDLGIAAGLEMRNEKLTTNPDTAAYLGSGGGLPLTGKRSVASQYVELTAPVFKAPYVGSAEVQVAGRHEHYSDFGNTKKPKVGAKWRLPDNRIVNVMLRGSYSESFQAPALGLLYASQTTAFSSTLLQDPLRLQDPPVQQRIVTGGNPNLVPETARVKYAGVVIEVPAVKGLTFAIDYFDMRINSVIVTPSATFLLSERGRAQFPNAIVRDNTLGNPGPILRIESVPQNNTAAYQLYRGFDYEVRYQLRNTRVGSFNFVAQATQITKTGSDSGLGSGFFDNTGLYYNPEWKASVNAGWRYKDFGANVNVDWTGKYFNDNYTAAGWGENPYTLVSPSFSYAGFWNTKITVGATNVFNNRPPANGRETLLFDPNAYSAGALGRFLYVRVSKEF; from the coding sequence ATGAACAAGTCGCTGCTGCAGGCCGCGTCGTCGGCACTGCGTATGGCCACATTGCTCGGATTGACCGGAAGCATTGTGGTCGCTCAACCCGCTCCGAACACCACGGACAACACCAAGAAGACTGACGAACCCCAGAAGCTCGAGCGTTTCGAGGTCACGGGTTCGCGCGTCAAGCGCATGGATTACGAGACCCCTGCGCCCGTCGCGTCCTTCACGGCCGAAGACATCGAGATCAAGGGCTACACCAGCATCGGTGAATTCGTGCAAAGCCTGCCGTTCAACTCCGGCACGGCGAACTCGATTTACCAGACCGCCAGCTTCACCCGCGGCGCCGCCACCGCCAACCTGCGCGGCCTCGGCTCCCAGCGCTTCCTCACCCTCGTGAACGGCCGCCGTGCGGTCCCGTACGCCCTGGTGAACAGCGCCAATCGCTCGGTCTTCGATTTCAACAACCTGCCGTTCGCCGCGGTCGAGAGCATCGAGCTCCTGAAGGACGGCGCATCTGCCATCTACGGTGCCGATGCGATCTCGGGCGTGCTGAACATCAAGCTGAAGAAAAACTTCAGCGGCCTCGCGGTCGACGCGTATTACGGCAACACGCTCAAGGATAGCGGTGGCGACACCGGCACGATCATTTTGAGCGCCGTTGCTGGCGCCGGCACCGCCAAGACCAAGATCATGACCGCCCTCGAGGTGAAGACGGAGAATTCAAACTTCATCCACGACTACGGCATCACCGACACTGACTACAGCTACCTTGGTGCGAACAAGGGCCAGAATAACAACTCCACCGCCAACTGGCCGGCGAACTTCACGCTGACCCGGGCGCAGGCGACGGCTCTTGGCTATACCATCCCGAGCCAGACTGCATCCAGTTGGACGTTCGTGGTCACCGGCGGCAAGCCGACCGGCTCGCCGACGCTGGCCTCGTTCAGCCCCGCCCCGGCCTCGGCCAGTGGTGGCGCCGCTGTGCCCAATGAGAATCGGTACAATTTCGCGCCGACGTATGCCATCTACCCGTCCTCGGACCGCATTAGCTCCTTCACAAGCGCGGAGCACGAGTTCAATGACAACCTGAAGGCGTTTGCCGAGGTGATGTATTCGAAGAACTCGACCTACTACGCCTTCACTCCGGGTGTCATCACCTATTCGACCGAAGGGCTCTCGCTGCCGGCCAACAATCCGTACAATCCGTTCGGTGTCGCGCTGACCACGCTGTCGGGTCGCAGCAACTTCGGCCCCGTCCGCAAGTTTGATACCGAAGGTATCGCCTCCAATGTCTTGGCTGGCCTGCGCGGCACGTTCATGAACAACTGGGACTGGGAAACGGGTGTCAGCTATGGCTACAGCCAGGTGACGACGGTCAACCGCAACGCGATGCGCGCGACCACCTATCAGGCGGCCCTCAACGGCACCCTCTCGGGCTACGTGGGCAAGTTCCTGAACCCGTTCGGCCCGTCTGATGAGGGGCTGACCAAGGCGCTGTTCACCAGCTCGACCGGGACTTCGAAGGCCGACGGCCTGACGTGGGACGCCAGCGTCTCCGGCAAGCTCCTCACGCTGCCCGCTGGTGATCTCGGCATCGCGGCTGGCCTTGAGATGCGCAATGAGAAGCTCACCACCAATCCCGACACCGCGGCCTATCTCGGTTCCGGTGGTGGTTTGCCGCTCACCGGCAAGCGCTCGGTCGCCTCGCAGTACGTCGAACTCACCGCCCCGGTCTTCAAGGCGCCGTACGTCGGTTCCGCCGAGGTGCAGGTCGCCGGCCGGCACGAACACTACAGCGACTTCGGCAACACCAAGAAGCCGAAGGTCGGTGCGAAGTGGCGTCTTCCGGACAACCGAATCGTCAATGTGATGCTTCGCGGTTCGTATTCCGAGTCCTTCCAGGCCCCGGCCCTCGGCCTCCTCTACGCCTCCCAGACGACGGCCTTCTCCTCGACGCTGCTCCAGGATCCCCTCCGCCTGCAGGATCCTCCTGTCCAGCAGCGCATCGTGACCGGTGGTAATCCGAACCTGGTGCCGGAGACGGCCCGCGTGAAGTACGCCGGCGTCGTGATCGAAGTTCCTGCGGTCAAGGGTCTGACCTTTGCAATCGACTACTTCGACATGCGGATCAACTCGGTGATCGTCACCCCGAGCGCGACCTTCCTCCTTTCGGAGCGTGGCCGCGCGCAGTTCCCGAATGCCATCGTGCGTGACAACACCCTCGGCAACCCGGGCCCGATCCTCCGGATCGAGTCGGTGCCGCAGAACAACACCGCCGCTTACCAGTTGTATCGTGGTTTCGACTACGAAGTGCGGTACCAGCTTCGCAATACGCGCGTCGGCAGCTTCAACTTTGTGGCCCAGGCCACCCAGATCACCAAGACGGGCTCGGATTCGGGCCTCGGCTCCGGATTCTTCGACAACACGGGCTTGTATTACAACCCGGAGTGGAAGGCCAGCGTCAACGCGGGCTGGCGCTACAAGGACTTCGGCGCGAACGTGAATGTCGACTGGACCGGGAAGTACTTTAACGACAACTACACGGCGGCCGGCTGGGGTGAGAACCCCTATACGCTCGTGTCGCCGAGTTTCTCGTACGCCGGGTTCTGGAATACGAAGATCACGGTTGGTGCGACGAACGTCTTCAATAATCGTCCGCCGGCGAATGGCCGCGAGACCCTTCTCTTCGACCCGAATGCTTATAGCGCCGGCGCTTTGGGCCGGTTCCTGTACGTCCGAGTCTCGAAGGAATTCTAA